From Maritimibacter sp. DP1N21-5, a single genomic window includes:
- a CDS encoding cyclase family protein gives MQLIDLSRPLENSTFADPPGLGPKITYHSHGDTTNQILSFFPGIDAADLPGGEGWAVEEIALNTHNGTHLDAPWHYHSTMDNGQRAITIDEVPLGWCHARGVKLDFRHLPDGHVATAAEVEAELARIGHDLQPLDIVVVNTAAGARYGQPDYLATGCGIGREATLWLTERGVRVTGTDAWSWDAPFLHTARRVAETGDAGLIWEGHRAGMVRGYCHMEKMGNLESLPATGFEVICFPIKVKGASAGWCRPVAVLKGQPDD, from the coding sequence ATGCAGTTGATCGACTTGTCGCGCCCGCTTGAGAACTCCACCTTCGCCGATCCGCCGGGGCTAGGGCCAAAAATCACCTATCATTCCCATGGCGACACCACGAATCAGATCCTTTCGTTCTTTCCCGGAATCGATGCCGCCGATCTGCCCGGCGGCGAGGGCTGGGCCGTCGAGGAGATCGCGCTCAACACCCACAACGGCACGCATCTTGACGCGCCCTGGCACTACCATTCCACCATGGATAACGGCCAGCGCGCCATTACAATCGACGAGGTGCCGCTTGGATGGTGCCACGCGCGCGGTGTCAAGCTGGACTTCCGCCATCTGCCGGACGGCCACGTCGCCACCGCCGCCGAGGTCGAGGCCGAGCTGGCGCGCATCGGGCATGATCTGCAACCGCTCGACATCGTCGTCGTCAACACCGCCGCCGGGGCGCGTTATGGCCAGCCCGACTATCTGGCGACAGGCTGCGGCATCGGGCGCGAGGCGACGCTCTGGCTGACCGAACGCGGCGTGCGGGTAACGGGCACCGACGCCTGGTCATGGGACGCGCCGTTCCTGCACACCGCGCGGCGCGTGGCAGAAACCGGCGATGCCGGGCTGATCTGGGAAGGCCACCGCGCCGGGATGGTGCGCGGATACTGCCACATGGAAAAGATGGGCAATCTCGAAAGCCTGCCTGCGACCGGGTTCGAGGTGATCTGCTTTCCGATCAAGGTCAAGGGCGCCAGTGCAGGTTGGTGCCGCCCGGTCGCCGTGCTCAAGGGGCAGCCCGACGACTGA
- a CDS encoding fumarylacetoacetate hydrolase family protein — translation MKFVTLDDGSRDGRLHIASRDGQRVVPADGARTLLAALETWDDHLATWQAQYDRLNDGDAGAAPFALETALAPLPRAWQWLDGSAFETHALLLQKAWGQPQVGLSERPLMYQGMSDRFLPPQSVARFPSAADGIDFEGEFGVILRDVPMGTPASLAARAIRLIVLINDWSLRALGPVEMATGFGWLQCKPACSMAPFAVTPDELGAAWHDARVCLPLRIDVNGQPFGRANGGEMKFGFHELIAHAAYSRDLPAGTILGSGTVANASYEDVGSSCIAERQAIELIAHGASRSPFLNSGDRVEMRASTADGVELFGPIDQSVEISAST, via the coding sequence ATGAAGTTTGTAACGCTCGACGATGGCAGCCGCGACGGCCGCCTCCATATCGCCTCGCGCGACGGCCAGCGGGTTGTGCCCGCGGACGGTGCCCGCACGCTGCTGGCGGCGCTCGAAACCTGGGACGATCACCTTGCCACCTGGCAGGCCCAGTATGATAGGCTGAACGACGGGGATGCCGGCGCGGCACCGTTTGCGCTTGAGACGGCCCTCGCGCCGCTGCCACGCGCCTGGCAATGGCTCGACGGCTCGGCTTTTGAAACCCACGCGCTTCTTCTGCAAAAGGCCTGGGGTCAGCCGCAGGTTGGCCTTTCGGAACGTCCTTTGATGTACCAAGGGATGTCGGACCGGTTCCTGCCGCCTCAAAGCGTCGCGCGCTTTCCGTCGGCAGCGGACGGGATCGACTTCGAAGGCGAGTTCGGGGTGATCCTCCGCGATGTGCCGATGGGCACGCCCGCATCGCTGGCCGCGCGCGCCATCCGGTTGATCGTGCTGATCAACGACTGGAGCCTGCGCGCGCTCGGCCCGGTTGAGATGGCCACCGGTTTCGGCTGGCTGCAGTGCAAGCCTGCCTGCAGCATGGCGCCTTTCGCGGTTACGCCTGACGAACTCGGCGCCGCCTGGCACGACGCCCGTGTATGCCTGCCGCTGCGCATCGACGTGAACGGCCAGCCCTTCGGCCGCGCAAACGGCGGCGAGATGAAGTTCGGCTTTCACGAGCTCATCGCCCACGCGGCCTATTCGCGCGATCTGCCCGCCGGCACCATCCTCGGTTCGGGCACCGTGGCGAATGCAAGTTACGAAGACGTGGGGTCGAGCTGCATTGCCGAACGCCAAGCCATTGAGCTGATCGCCCATGGCGCGTCCCGCTCGCCATTTCTCAATTCAGGAGACCGGGTCGAAATGCGCGCCTCTACAGCCGATGGCGTCGAACTTTTTGGCCCGATCGACCAGAGTGTCGAGATCTCTGCCTCGACATAG
- a CDS encoding DUF1127 domain-containing protein encodes MAYTATTTDFAASHPIYARVLEALKNFGAAYVEARSRQGEIAALEAMTDEELAERGLTRDGIVRHVFSDSYYL; translated from the coding sequence ATGGCTTACACTGCAACCACGACTGACTTCGCCGCTTCTCATCCGATCTATGCCCGGGTTCTCGAAGCGCTCAAGAATTTCGGTGCCGCATATGTCGAAGCGCGTTCGCGCCAGGGCGAAATCGCCGCGCTCGAAGCGATGACCGACGAAGAGCTGGCCGAACGCGGCCTGACCCGTGACGGCATCGTGCGTCACGTCTTCTCGGACAGCTACTACCTCTGA
- the ureG gene encoding urease accessory protein UreG, producing the protein MTNGPLRVGIGGPVGAGKTTLTAQLARALKDRCSMAVITNDIYTQEDAEALMRMQILPDDRVMGVETGGCPHTAIREDASINLAAVAELNARHPDLDLILIESGGDNLSATFSPELADITFYVIDVAAGEEIPRKGGPAICRSDLLVINKRDLAPYVGANLDVMERDATRMRVGKPFVFTSLRHGDGVEAVVNALVELGGLALRPASSVDAA; encoded by the coding sequence ATGACCAACGGCCCCCTGCGCGTCGGAATCGGTGGACCCGTGGGTGCGGGCAAGACCACGCTCACCGCCCAACTGGCCCGCGCACTCAAGGACCGCTGTTCCATGGCGGTAATCACCAACGACATCTACACGCAGGAGGACGCCGAGGCGCTCATGCGGATGCAGATCCTGCCAGACGACCGCGTCATGGGCGTCGAGACCGGCGGTTGCCCCCATACCGCGATCCGCGAGGACGCCTCGATCAACCTCGCAGCGGTGGCCGAGCTCAATGCGCGGCATCCGGACCTCGACCTGATCCTGATCGAAAGTGGCGGCGACAATCTGTCCGCGACCTTTTCGCCGGAACTGGCCGACATCACCTTCTACGTGATCGACGTCGCGGCGGGCGAAGAAATCCCCCGCAAGGGCGGCCCCGCAATCTGTCGGAGCGATCTTCTGGTGATCAACAAACGCGACCTCGCGCCCTATGTCGGGGCCAACCTCGACGTGATGGAGCGGGACGCCACCCGGATGCGGGTAGGCAAGCCCTTCGTATTCACCTCCCTTCGGCATGGCGACGGCGTGGAGGCCGTCGTTAACGCGCTCGTGGAGCTTGGCGGGCTGGCCCTGCGCCCGGCGTCTTCGGTCGATGCCGCCTAG
- a CDS encoding ABC transporter permease, whose protein sequence is MTSTQRLIWFAASLGFAAMLLLLWELASRAGVVRPVFFPAPSRIAAALAEGLTDGSLLRNTALTVARTLGGWLIASVIGAALGALIGMSDKANSWLGPMLEALRPLPVAALVPIIVAVFGYTEQMVLAIIAFGALWPCLMSTVSGFRAVEPRLYEVARVLQMGRAAVLFRIALPSALPEILAGMRVGLTVALILVVVGEIMASRPGVGFLILLAQRSFQSADLYAGILVLGLVGLVTAALLDSIEKRLVFWR, encoded by the coding sequence ATGACGTCAACACAACGCCTGATATGGTTCGCCGCTTCGCTGGGCTTCGCCGCCATGCTGCTCTTGCTGTGGGAATTGGCGTCGCGGGCGGGTGTGGTGCGCCCGGTCTTCTTTCCCGCCCCGTCGCGCATCGCCGCCGCCCTTGCCGAAGGGCTGACCGATGGCTCGCTGCTGCGCAACACTGCGCTGACAGTGGCCCGAACATTGGGGGGTTGGCTGATCGCCTCGGTGATCGGGGCCGCGCTCGGGGCGCTGATCGGCATGTCGGACAAGGCAAATTCCTGGCTCGGCCCCATGCTCGAGGCGCTGCGGCCGCTGCCGGTGGCCGCATTGGTGCCGATTATCGTCGCGGTGTTCGGTTATACCGAGCAGATGGTGCTGGCGATCATCGCGTTTGGTGCGCTCTGGCCTTGCCTCATGTCGACCGTCAGCGGGTTTCGCGCGGTCGAGCCACGCCTCTACGAGGTGGCGCGCGTGTTGCAGATGGGCCGGGCGGCGGTGCTGTTCCGTATCGCACTGCCGTCCGCGCTGCCGGAGATCCTTGCAGGCATGCGCGTGGGGCTCACCGTCGCGCTGATCCTGGTGGTGGTGGGCGAAATCATGGCCAGCCGCCCCGGTGTCGGCTTTCTGATCCTCCTGGCGCAGCGAAGTTTCCAATCCGCTGATCTCTATGCCGGGATCCTCGTGCTGGGGCTGGTGGGGCTTGTTACGGCGGCGCTGCTCGACAGCATCGAAAAACGCCTGGTTTTCTGGAGATGA